The Syngnathus acus chromosome 12, fSynAcu1.2, whole genome shotgun sequence genome contains the following window.
ATTATTTACAGCTATTGTTACACCGTCGCCCTAAATGTTTGCACTTTTACAAACGGAACGTTGTACACAGTGTTGTTGTGCGTCGTGTAAAGTAGGCCTCGCAAATGTAGGTCTTTGAAACAGTGGAAGTGGGTAAAGCGGGCTTACAGTCGTAATCCGCTTCAGAGACACCCATCTGACAGGACGAGGCCCAGACAGGCACgcacaagcacacacgcaTTTTGTCTTGTGTGGGTCACAGTCAGGCTCGTTGCTCATTTCCACAGGCGTGCCACCAAAATTCTTTGTTTGATTCCGCACGTTCCTTCGGTGACAAGGAGGAAGACGGGCACCTCTGTTGACTTTGTGGCTTCCTGATGTGCGTCACTGCTTCCCgcctgtgatgtcatcaatcaTCAAGGACACCCATACCAAAATAACTCGAGCGCAAGGAGAccctttgaaaagaaattatGAGCATTTTGGAAAAGGAATTGAGGGTCGATTAGTCATGTTTCAAAGTCTTTGACTCAAATGACTGCACTGGTGGGATTTATGTGGATGCAACAAGAACACACCATGAAGCaggaaatatttgtatttttttttttttaattttggcatttctttgttttgcatttataTTAAGCAAAGTGCATCttagtttcttttttctcatcaaCACATTgcacaatacataaataacgATGCATATAAAACGTCTTTGTATTTAcaattaataatatatttatatataacataaaatacatttctcgcctctttatttttcattaactCGAGTCACTTTTCGTGAAGAAGCTcttgtgtttcttcttcttcttcttcttcttctgcaatAACTTTATCCATTTTGAACctctggaacaaaaaaaagaggatgGGGGATAATGTCTGGGAGGAAGGGGCAGGGGAAGCCACCGCTATCGGGTGTTGAAGATGACCTCCAGCCAGCAGGGGCAGCTGCTGATGAACTGCCGCGTGTAGCACTGTCCCCAACCCTTCACGAAGCTGATTTGCACAGTGAAGCCTGTGCGCGGCTGCTGCGTGAACTCGTGGTCGTTGGGCCTCCGCAGGCTGCTGGCCTTGTCGTAGTCGAAAGCCTTGATGGAGAACCCGGGAAACACCTTGTGCACCAGCAGCGTACGCGAGTCCGGGTTGTCCAGTGTGGCCGACTTGATGAAGATTGGGTAGCAGCTTCGGTTGTATACCCACACGCCGTCGGGCTCGCGGGTCAGCTGGATGCCGTAGCCGATCTTGGCGCGCACCATCTGCACCAGCTGCGACTTATTGTCCGAGCAGAGCTGGCCCAGACAGAAACCGTTGCCCTGAGGTAGATCATAGAAGATATCCAGGGAGGACTCCTGGACCGAGTAGAGGCGCCCCACACGGGTCTTCTCCTCCCAGTAGGCCACCACGCACCAGTGGGACCGCTCCCCTGACTCCTGCATGGCCAGCGAATCTAGAGagggaacaaaaataacagGACTTAATATttcggaaaaaaaacttgcatgTCATGAGCATTTGAAACTTGGTCTGTAAGGTCTACAGTACTGTACATTGGttggtcttgtttttttggactGGTGAAATGACGGAAATAAGGAACGGCTGGTCGCGATAGTGCACTTGAGAAAAGGCCCTAAAACCCCAGACCAGAGAGGTAACCCCACAAAAAATGATGGATGCTGAATCCCAACATCCTAAGCAGTTCCTGAACTCTTCTCTGATCTCAGACACTGCTTGAACACTCGCtagcaatagcattagcactCAACCATCCAACCAACCAAAAGAATCTCTGACTTGGTTACAAAAGCAAACCACTTCGCTATGCGTCAGTGAAAATAGCTAGACTATGTTCTCCCTGCAGACGAGCTTCGGTTGGCCTACTTGTCGACGTGCTTGAGGGATATTAGTAGCTTTGACACAGGGCAGACGGCAATATGGTCATAGTAGGCTTGTTTTCAGGCTTTGTAGACAAAAGTCTATGTGCCAGAAAAGCAACTGCAAAATTTAAGAGCAGCTAAAAAAGTATCTACCGTGTATACTACCCGAAGGAGGACCAGAAAATGACCATCTGTCtctaaaagcaaacaaagtcCATCAAATTCCTTGATTATGCCGCATAACAGCGCTCTCCGCCCTACTTTCTGCCATGTGGCAAGCAGCCACGTTGAAATTCCTGGAGGCCAATGCGACAACGGCGAGACGCTGGCGGGCAAGTGTCCACATGCACTACATTATTTGTTGAGGCATTAAAGCGCTTATCTCCTGTCTGGCTCGCCATGTTTTCGTTAGCGGCGTGGGCCAACAATGCGCTGACGTCACCGCAATCATCCCACCGCGTTCTGCAGGAAATCGTCCTGCAAAGGAGGGGGATGGAGGGGCTGGCGTTGTTGAGTTGAGTAACGTTCCCATAAACATTCCCTCCTCCAGCCTCC
Protein-coding sequences here:
- the smad7 gene encoding mothers against decapentaplegic homolog 7 isoform X2 → MFRTKRSGLVRRLWRSRAPVQGDGEADRGTHGPGSCCMGKAAKVAAKSHGGSEAELKALTHSVLKKIKEKQLEVLLQAVESKGGARSPCLLLPGKVDAKVGQVSYSLPMLLYKVFRWPDLRHSSELKRLSCCESYGKVNPELVCCNPHHMSRLCELESPPPPYSRYPMDYLKPPDSLAMQESGERSHWCVVAYWEEKTRVGRLYSVQESSLDIFYDLPQGNGFCLGQLCSDNKSQLVQMVRAKIGYGIQLTREPDGVWVYNRSCYPIFIKSATLDNPDSRTLLVHKVFPGFSIKAFDYDKASSLRRPNDHEFTQQPRTGFTVQISFVKGWGQCYTRQFISSCPCWLEVIFNTR